TCCCATCTTCGTCGGGGAAGACCGAGAAGCACCTCCTCCTGTGTCTGATCCGTTCCTGTTGCGCTTCATCGCACCGGCTCAGCGTCTTCCACCCCCTCACCAGACGCTCCAGGTTGGCGGCCGAACCCGCACGGGCGAACGCGAGCAGCTCAGTTTCGGTGTCGGCTGTCGCTACGCGCGTCAACGCCCGCACTTTGCTGAACGACAGCTCTCCCCTGGCCATCGCCTCCGAGATGAGTGGGAGATGCTCGAGTGCACGAGCGGCTCTGACCTTCTCGTTCGCCGTACCGCGCGTGATGCCGATCCGCCATGCGAGCCACTCGGCGCACGAAGCGAAGCCCTCGTCCTCCCAGTCCCGGTGACGATCCGACTGCGCGAGAGCCGCCAGGAACTCACGGGTCGCCGCCGTGATCTCACCGAACAGCACAGCGACTCGGTCCATGCGCTCGTGGCGAGCGTCGGACGCTAGCGCCTCCTGGTCCTGGCTGCGACCCAGCGCCTCCTGGTCTCGGGTTCGACCCTCCGGCAGCACTTCGGTAGCGTGGATGTGTCCCATCTCCCCTCCCATATACAATTATGACTATGAGTTACGTCATAATATATGAGGGGGTTTCGACGGACTCTCACGGCCCCTGAGAGCGCCAAACGGGGGTCGCCAGGGCATCGCGCGAGGGTCTGCGGCCCGATGGAGCTCAGCCGCAGACCGACGTCGTTCAGGGGGGCAAGGACACCGGCGTCTCGGACTGGCAGCACTGCGCTGGCTCGAATCCGTCCATGTCTGGATGGGACAGGTTTTCCACGATGGGACCGGTCTTCCACAATCGGTAGCCCGCGGACAAGGGCGTGGGCGTTGAGGCCGGGCTGTTCGAAAAGCTGAGGCGGCGTGGACGTGCGTGGATAGCGGTGTGGCCGCCCGCTGCCTTCGCATCATGCATCATGATGGAGCCCCGCGGCGGCGATCTCCAGGCTGCCATGGGAAACATGTCAGAGAAGAGATGGAGGCCGTGCTCGACGCTGGCGCCATCGACCGACCTCGGCTGCTTCACGGATTCCGGGCCACCGCCTGGCCCCTGATCGAAGAGGCCGCTCGGCGGGGGTACGACACGCGCGCGGGCCTCTGAGGACACGTTCGAGCTGCCGGATGACATGCACACCGCGCGTGACAACGCGGAGATCGTGACAGAGGCCAGCCGCCGGATCGCCGCCGTGACAGGGGCCGGTTACGTGACGGGGGCGGCTACGTGACAG
The sequence above is a segment of the Gemmatimonadota bacterium genome. Coding sequences within it:
- a CDS encoding DUF222 domain-containing protein; translation: MGHIHATEVLPEGRTRDQEALGRSQDQEALASDARHERMDRVAVLFGEITAATREFLAALAQSDRHRDWEDEGFASCAEWLAWRIGITRGTANEKVRAARALEHLPLISEAMARGELSFSKVRALTRVATADTETELLAFARAGSAANLERLVRGWKTLSRCDEAQQERIRHRRRCFSVFPDEDG